The following proteins are co-located in the Perognathus longimembris pacificus isolate PPM17 chromosome 25, ASM2315922v1, whole genome shotgun sequence genome:
- the C25H5orf24 gene encoding UPF0461 protein C5orf24 homolog isoform X2 — protein sequence MMHPVASSNPVFCGPGKPSCLSEDAMRTADQFDIYASQQSKYSHTVSHKPMVCQRQDPLNETHLQTTSGRSIEIKDELKKKKNLNRSGKRGRPSGTTKSAGYRTSTGRPLGTTKAAGFKTSPGRPLGTTKAAGYKVSPGRPPGKKQQAFRCSSDA from the exons ATGATGCATCCTGTTGCCAGCAGTAATCCAGTATTCTGTGGGCCTGGcaaaccttcctgcctcagtgaagATGCCATGAGAACGGCTGATCAGTTTGACATATATGCCTCCCAGCAGAGCAAATACAGCCACACAGTCAGCCACAAACCAATGGTTTGTCAGAGGCAAGACCCATTAAATGAAACACATTTGCAGACTACAAGTGGCAGAAGCATAGAGATAAAAGAcgaactaaagaaaaagaaaaatctcaatcGATCTGGTAAGCGTGGCCGGCCTTCAGGAACCACCAAATCAGCAGGATACCGGACCAGCACAGGCAGACCCCTGGGAACGACCAAAGCAGCTGGATTTAAGACAAGTCCAGGCAGACCTTTGGGTACAACTAAGGCAGCAGGAtacaaagtcagcccagggagaCCTCCAG GAAAAAAGCAGCAAGCCTTCAGGTGTTCCAGCGATGCCTGA
- the C25H5orf24 gene encoding UPF0461 protein C5orf24 homolog isoform X1 yields the protein MMHPVASSNPVFCGPGKPSCLSEDAMRTADQFDIYASQQSKYSHTVSHKPMVCQRQDPLNETHLQTTSGRSIEIKDELKKKKNLNRSGKRGRPSGTTKSAGYRTSTGRPLGTTKAAGFKTSPGRPLGTTKAAGYKVSPGRPPGSIKALSRLADLGYGCGTAAFPYPMMHGRAVHGVEETSSEVKPPNE from the coding sequence ATGATGCATCCTGTTGCCAGCAGTAATCCAGTATTCTGTGGGCCTGGcaaaccttcctgcctcagtgaagATGCCATGAGAACGGCTGATCAGTTTGACATATATGCCTCCCAGCAGAGCAAATACAGCCACACAGTCAGCCACAAACCAATGGTTTGTCAGAGGCAAGACCCATTAAATGAAACACATTTGCAGACTACAAGTGGCAGAAGCATAGAGATAAAAGAcgaactaaagaaaaagaaaaatctcaatcGATCTGGTAAGCGTGGCCGGCCTTCAGGAACCACCAAATCAGCAGGATACCGGACCAGCACAGGCAGACCCCTGGGAACGACCAAAGCAGCTGGATTTAAGACAAGTCCAGGCAGACCTTTGGGTACAACTAAGGCAGCAGGAtacaaagtcagcccagggagaCCTCCAGGTAGCATTAAAGCTCTATCTCGTCTTGCTGATCTAGGTTATGGCTGCGGCACTGCTGCTTTTCCTTACCCGATGATGCATGGTAGAGCAGTTCATGGGGTAGAGGAAACCAGCAGCGAGGTCAAACCGCCCAATGAGTGA